CAGGAGGACCTTTTGAGATTAGCGGATTACCTTAAACTGGGCTCCCGGGAGTTTATACAGCTTTATTGTCGCTGGGTGCCGGGGCCTTCCGATACCGAACAGTTATCCCTAAAAGAAAAGTCTAATAAGGATTGTATCTTCTGGAACGATGGTTGTACCGTCTATGAAGCCCGGCCTCTGCAATGTCAGTTGTTCCCCTTCTGGGATATAATTCTTTCCAGTGCCGACCGGTGGCAGAATGTAAGTAATGACTGTCCCGGCATGAATCAAGGCCGATGGTATAGCCCCGAGGAAATTGAAGAACTCCGACGATTAGGAAAGGAAAATCGTATAATTTCCCGAAGAATAGAAAAGAATATGTAGGAGGGGGCAATGCAAATTCGTTTCTGGGGTGTGCGGGGCTCTTTACCGGCTCCTCCGGTACCCCAGCAGATAAAAAGTAAAATCTCTGCTATCATAGAACGAATCACCCCGGACGACATCAAAGACCCGACAAGTAAAGAGCGATTCCTTTCCCGGCTTCCCCCCTGGCTTTTTGGGACCGTGGGTGGCAACACTCCCTGTCTTGAAGTTCGTACCCATGATGCCCTTATTATCTTTGATGCAGGCACCGGTATCCGGGAACTGGGTATAGCCCTTTCTAAGGATACACAGAAACCCTCGGAGTGCCATATCTTTTTTTCCCATCTCCATTGGGACCATATACAGGGGCTTCCTTTTTTTGGCCCCGCCTATAATCCGTCGATGGAACTGCACTTGTATTCCCCCCATGAGGAGTTAGAAACGGCCCTGCAACATCAGATGCGTCCCCCATCTTTTCCCATCACCATGGAAAGCATGGGGGCAAAAAAACACTTTCATCATCTTACCGAACCGGTTATCCTTGGAAACACCACGGTAAGTTTTAAGAAAATGAACCATCCGGGTGCATCCTATGCCTATCTTGTGGACGACGGGCTCCATCGCTTTTTATATGCCACTGATACGGAGCTTTCGGCCGATGATTTTCAGCGGACCGATGAGAATGCGGCCTTTTTTGGGGGGGTGGACGCCCTCGTCATCGATGCCCAATATACCCTGGGGGAGGCCATAGAAAAATATAACTGGGGACACAGTGCCTTTAGTCTGGCGGTGGACTTTGCATCCAACTGGGGAATCGCAAATCTGTATCTGTTTCATCATGACCCTACCTATGATGATAAAAAGCTCTACAATATCTTGCAAAATGCCCGCTGGTACGTAGAACGGATGGCAATTACGGGAGTACAGGTACACCTGGCCACGGAGGGGCTAACCATTACCCTATGAACGAAATAACCCTTACCTTCGAAGAAATTCTCGCCCTCTTTCGACGGTTAAAACGGGAAGAGGATCATCTTGATGAAGTAGAGTCTCACCTGCTTGCAAAAATAGAAAATGTTTTGTATACCCGATATTCCATTGCAGAGATGGAAGCCCTCGTTTCAGAGGCGACCAGGAAGGATAACCACACAAAATAAGGGGAAAAGAAGATGAATAAGCATTCCAGGCCCATCGTCGTGGGTCTTGGTATTATGATAGTTCTATGTCTGGGAATCCTTGCGGGCCTTTTAACGCTCTGGTCATTGATGACCACCCCTGTTCCCGTTCATCCTGAGAGTATAC
The window above is part of the Treponema sp. J25 genome. Proteins encoded here:
- a CDS encoding YkgJ family cysteine cluster protein; translated protein: MVTTFYEKGLLFSCTRCSSCCRYESGYVFLSQEDLLRLADYLKLGSREFIQLYCRWVPGPSDTEQLSLKEKSNKDCIFWNDGCTVYEARPLQCQLFPFWDIILSSADRWQNVSNDCPGMNQGRWYSPEEIEELRRLGKENRIISRRIEKNM
- a CDS encoding MBL fold metallo-hydrolase, which codes for MQIRFWGVRGSLPAPPVPQQIKSKISAIIERITPDDIKDPTSKERFLSRLPPWLFGTVGGNTPCLEVRTHDALIIFDAGTGIRELGIALSKDTQKPSECHIFFSHLHWDHIQGLPFFGPAYNPSMELHLYSPHEELETALQHQMRPPSFPITMESMGAKKHFHHLTEPVILGNTTVSFKKMNHPGASYAYLVDDGLHRFLYATDTELSADDFQRTDENAAFFGGVDALVIDAQYTLGEAIEKYNWGHSAFSLAVDFASNWGIANLYLFHHDPTYDDKKLYNILQNARWYVERMAITGVQVHLATEGLTITL